Proteins encoded within one genomic window of Bacteroidota bacterium:
- a CDS encoding T9SS type A sorting domain-containing protein, whose amino-acid sequence MKKGIIALVLGFALSLLGSSGFAQTTAMDFEGVDCNGNMHHLFADLDAGNAVILEFFMNNCSPCVTAGTKLEALKADLLAEYPGMIKSYAFGFNNTYSCTTINNWVNNNGFSSAPMDSGAAQVAYYGGMGMPTIVILGGGSNHSVLGSPYIGFSTSDTTQMASDIRGFLNTATGIQVQNDPLETVSVFPNPSQDRIQLNVNVTAAGNLRIEMLDLTGRQVRVLCDEVVGVGTFTQSFSTSTLASGSYMIKMNASGNLTNRKVSVVH is encoded by the coding sequence ATGAAAAAAGGTATAATCGCATTGGTTTTGGGCTTTGCTCTCAGTCTTCTTGGATCTTCAGGTTTTGCCCAGACGACGGCAATGGATTTTGAGGGTGTCGATTGCAACGGCAATATGCACCATCTGTTTGCTGATTTGGACGCTGGAAACGCTGTGATCCTGGAATTTTTCATGAACAACTGCAGTCCATGCGTCACTGCAGGTACCAAATTGGAGGCACTGAAAGCTGATCTGCTGGCGGAATATCCAGGCATGATCAAATCGTATGCCTTTGGCTTCAACAATACCTATTCATGTACAACAATCAATAATTGGGTGAATAACAATGGCTTTTCATCCGCGCCCATGGACAGCGGCGCCGCCCAAGTCGCCTACTATGGTGGGATGGGGATGCCAACGATTGTGATTCTCGGCGGCGGCTCCAATCACTCGGTTTTGGGTAGTCCTTACATCGGGTTTTCTACGAGCGACACAACGCAAATGGCATCTGACATCCGTGGATTCCTAAATACAGCCACGGGCATCCAAGTTCAAAACGATCCTTTGGAAACTGTATCGGTATTTCCTAATCCCTCCCAAGATAGGATTCAATTGAATGTGAACGTAACTGCTGCCGGCAACCTCCGCATCGAGATGCTGGACTTGACGGGAAGGCAGGTGCGTGTACTGTGTGACGAAGTGGTAGGTGTCGGTACATTTACGCAATCGTTCAGCACATCCACTTTAGCGAGTGGAAGCTACATGATCAAGATGAATGCCAGTGGCAATCTCACCAATCGCAAGGTGAGCGTAGTACATTAA
- a CDS encoding multicopper oxidase domain-containing protein — protein MNSMRWGLLLVLGFWSSTQAQNLIPIPDTLSGADIYLSIADSNQQFYPGFNTATIGYNGRYLGPTILLNKGQNVAMHVTNMLADTTTTHWHGLHVAPMNDGSPHNPIMAGDTWIPSFTVMDNAATYWYHPHLHGKTMDQVLKGAAGLIIVRDSVEGVLALPRTYGVDDIPLVCQFQTIDNNTKQIVLNDELDNTSMVNGTLDPMVNVPAQVVRLRLLNASSHRVLQFGFNDGRTFHQITSDDGLLDAPVPLTRLRLGSGERAEILVDFSGQTGNAYYINQYGNELPSGYPGGPAMMGNPIGPLDNTTFNFLQINVVAPTSNPVTTIPTALTTNTPWLSGGASTMNFQIQGSPMMSMTNFTINGVQYDENVINFTKNLDDIMIWNITNQSMMAHPFHIHGNHFYILSIDGVTPPANLQGRKDVVLLGPQGSSVRLITKYSDFADASMPYMYHCHILSHEDKGMMGQFLVEATATGCCDGLPAFEVVVYPNPAANFIEVSLRHPDERIEKIEVFDMLGQMREKIEGSENALSLPTQKFRNGVYVLKVYAEGMCVNRKIQVF, from the coding sequence ATGAATTCCATGCGATGGGGTTTGCTATTGGTACTTGGCTTCTGGTCCTCCACTCAAGCTCAGAACCTGATTCCGATTCCCGACACGCTTTCGGGTGCCGATATTTACCTCAGTATCGCCGACAGCAATCAACAGTTTTATCCAGGTTTCAATACAGCCACCATTGGGTACAATGGCCGCTACCTCGGCCCTACGATCCTGCTCAACAAGGGTCAAAATGTCGCGATGCACGTGACCAACATGCTCGCGGATACCACGACGACGCATTGGCATGGCCTCCATGTGGCACCCATGAACGACGGCAGCCCCCATAATCCAATCATGGCTGGGGACACTTGGATTCCATCCTTTACTGTGATGGACAATGCAGCAACCTATTGGTATCATCCACACTTGCATGGGAAGACAATGGATCAGGTGCTGAAGGGTGCGGCGGGGCTGATCATCGTACGGGATTCGGTCGAAGGTGTTCTGGCCCTGCCGCGTACTTACGGGGTGGATGACATCCCCCTTGTTTGCCAGTTTCAGACTATCGACAACAATACCAAGCAAATCGTGCTCAATGACGAACTGGACAATACCAGCATGGTCAATGGGACACTGGACCCCATGGTGAATGTGCCCGCCCAAGTGGTGCGCTTGCGCTTGCTGAATGCCAGCAGTCACCGTGTGTTGCAATTCGGTTTCAATGACGGCAGGACATTCCATCAAATCACAAGTGACGACGGCTTGCTCGATGCACCTGTTCCGCTCACACGGTTGCGTCTTGGCAGCGGAGAGCGCGCAGAAATATTGGTCGATTTCAGTGGGCAAACTGGCAACGCCTATTACATCAATCAATATGGCAACGAACTACCATCGGGATACCCAGGAGGCCCTGCCATGATGGGAAATCCAATAGGGCCGCTGGACAATACCACGTTTAACTTTTTGCAAATTAATGTTGTGGCTCCGACTTCCAATCCCGTCACCACAATTCCCACGGCGCTCACCACCAATACGCCCTGGCTCAGTGGCGGCGCATCTACAATGAATTTCCAGATTCAAGGTTCACCCATGATGAGCATGACCAACTTCACAATCAATGGGGTCCAATACGATGAAAACGTGATCAATTTCACAAAGAATTTGGACGACATCATGATTTGGAACATCACGAATCAGAGCATGATGGCCCACCCCTTTCACATACATGGTAATCATTTTTACATCCTTTCCATCGATGGAGTCACCCCACCTGCGAACCTTCAAGGAAGAAAGGACGTGGTCTTGCTAGGGCCCCAGGGAAGTTCAGTGAGATTGATAACAAAGTACTCCGATTTTGCGGACGCTTCCATGCCTTATATGTACCATTGTCACATTCTGAGTCACGAAGACAAAGGCATGATGGGCCAGTTTCTCGTCGAAGCAACGGCAACAGGCTGCTGCGACGGATTGCCCGCATTTGAAGTGGTAGTCTATCCCAATCCCGCAGCGAATTTCATCGAGGTATCATTGAGGCATCCTGATGAAAGAATCGAAAAGATCGAAGTATTTGATATGCTTGGGCAGATGCGTGAGAAAATTGAGGGTAGTGAAAATGCGCTGTCATTACCTACGCAAAAGTTTCGCAACGGCGTGTATGTTCTAAAGGTCTATGCGGAAGGCATGTGTGTTAATCGAAAAATTCAGGTGTTCTAG
- a CDS encoding efflux RND transporter periplasmic adaptor subunit codes for MNRRILWVGLILLIASCKGKQQPPNVDEMVMPSDVLHLSDLQVQLGNIVTDTARIQELGEEFQLTGTVTVNQNSMVTISSRVMGRIERLFFKNEGETIRKGQPIYRIYSEDLTLAAKELAMTIQKRNSFGANNSDLDKIIASGESKLALYGLTSAQITTIETSGEVPDVFDILSPTAGVLTAIAIKEGEYVMEGGKIFELADLSSLWIEAQVYTDDLSEIQETMTASLTFPEMPALRTQGKIVFVNPELNRSSKINLVRIEFDNRKGELKPGMLANIIVLKNKIFTLALPTDAIILDAKGAAVWMKIGPNQFKNAMVETGLETDAFTAIKSGIQKGDEIAISGAYLLTSEFTFKNGTNAMGGHGH; via the coding sequence ATGAATAGGCGAATATTATGGGTAGGATTGATTCTCCTCATCGCTTCCTGTAAAGGCAAGCAACAGCCACCCAATGTGGATGAAATGGTGATGCCCTCCGATGTACTCCACCTCAGTGACTTGCAGGTGCAGTTGGGCAATATTGTGACCGACACGGCACGCATACAAGAATTGGGGGAAGAATTTCAGCTTACGGGAACCGTAACCGTCAATCAAAACTCAATGGTTACGATCAGCTCCAGGGTGATGGGCCGCATAGAAAGGCTCTTTTTTAAAAACGAAGGAGAAACCATTCGCAAGGGACAACCTATTTACAGGATTTACAGCGAAGACCTCACGCTCGCCGCAAAGGAACTTGCCATGACCATTCAAAAAAGGAATTCATTTGGCGCAAACAATTCCGACCTAGACAAGATCATCGCGAGTGGGGAAAGTAAATTGGCACTTTATGGATTGACATCAGCGCAAATCACAACCATCGAAACTTCAGGAGAGGTCCCCGATGTTTTTGACATTCTCAGCCCAACAGCAGGCGTTTTGACAGCCATTGCAATAAAAGAGGGGGAATACGTGATGGAAGGCGGAAAAATATTCGAGCTTGCCGACCTTTCCTCCCTCTGGATTGAAGCCCAGGTATATACAGACGACCTCTCCGAAATCCAGGAAACTATGACGGCAAGCCTCACATTTCCAGAAATGCCAGCCTTGCGAACCCAAGGCAAAATTGTATTTGTCAATCCAGAACTGAATCGCTCTTCCAAAATAAATCTTGTGCGCATTGAATTTGACAACCGCAAAGGCGAATTGAAGCCTGGAATGCTGGCCAACATCATTGTGCTGAAAAACAAGATATTTACGCTGGCCTTACCCACAGATGCCATCATTCTAGACGCAAAAGGGGCAGCCGTGTGGATGAAAATTGGCCCAAATCAATTCAAGAATGCAATGGTGGAAACTGGATTAGAAACAGACGCATTCACTGCGATCAAAAGCGGCATCCAAAAAGGCGACGAGATTGCCATCTCTGGAGCCTACCTGCTCACAAGTGAATTCACTTTCAAAAACGGAACGAATGCGATGGGCGGGCATGGTCACTGA
- a CDS encoding helix-turn-helix transcriptional regulator, translating to MKHLVFLMFKDDQFQKSRLNVSHHIATHTGKSYAHISRMFSKHEGMTLERFIIEQRIDHAKQLLLSRCLTLAEIATRLGYSSVQHLSSQFHEISGMTVRMYLQSNN from the coding sequence GTGAAACACTTGGTTTTCTTGATGTTCAAAGACGACCAATTCCAAAAAAGCAGACTGAACGTATCGCATCACATTGCTACCCATACTGGCAAGTCTTATGCCCATATCAGCCGTATGTTTTCCAAACACGAGGGAATGACCTTGGAAAGATTCATCATTGAGCAGCGGATCGATCATGCGAAGCAACTCCTTTTGAGCCGATGCTTGACGCTTGCGGAGATCGCAACGAGGCTCGGTTATAGCAGTGTACAGCACCTTTCAAGCCAATTCCATGAGATCAGTGGAATGACGGTGAGGATGTACTTACAGTCAAATAATTAG
- a CDS encoding PKD domain-containing protein, translating to MRKTLSVLSLLLLLLSAIQSNAQSGCNATFGYHHSMHSLTLQFGDASTSGHSITSWLWDFGDGHTSTAQNPTHTFAHHGVYNVCLTIHDSHGCSHTSCHHITVNGLFSVSHHHPVHHLHHAARFQGRDIAPVGLKSASQKE from the coding sequence GTGAGAAAAACACTTTCGGTACTTTCGCTTTTACTTCTCCTGCTTTCCGCAATCCAGTCAAATGCCCAAAGTGGCTGCAATGCCACCTTTGGCTATCACCACTCCATGCATAGCCTTACCTTGCAATTTGGGGATGCATCGACAAGTGGTCACTCAATTACGTCGTGGCTGTGGGATTTTGGCGATGGCCATACTTCAACTGCTCAAAATCCGACCCATACATTTGCACATCACGGAGTCTATAATGTTTGTCTTACGATTCATGACAGCCATGGGTGCTCACATACATCCTGTCACCACATTACAGTGAATGGCCTTTTCTCCGTTTCACATCATCACCCCGTGCATCATCTTCATCATGCTGCGCGATTTCAAGGAAGGGACATCGCTCCAGTGGGTTTGAAATCAGCCAGTCAAAAGGAATGA
- a CDS encoding gliding motility-associated C-terminal domain-containing protein, which yields MENHLHRLLLLLLLLETATLASAQNSPIPIIQDYDNTSLPPTYQINSDTTFCKGRTITIHGQYFKRATSGELWDTTQVFLGGQRIWPQSIVSQMGGTNDRLVLALPSTYMSDTCLRLEIVKRTVLALDTFFYATADTICLTGDKASVTYGASVFCLGDTNPRPSITLLPPTATGAFCCRSGAPGFWVNPSTGEIPLHPGAVGASNQFKYVTNHPRCADTVAFDVDIRPVLPGQATIQGQTFITLCQTSAPIMADTANLLPSAGIFRSPTGLALMNPLVGLFDPALSPVGLHSLWWVPITPCFDSVEIQVLILPTTTATVAYPAIPLNLGVPTLCQGAPQAWPTFTSGNSGGTFFANPIGLDLGPNGEIDPANSQTGTYTIQYATTGQCPDTVTAIANLHIDTTLSAQFTLPQTQYCANDTLAPIAQTAAGLWQILNSQNQILTTTNTTQIALPSNLTLPLTLSLRHITGGFCSDTASIPFTVLTTDNPAFTYPPNGNFCLGDPDPWPLIQGNGGLFYPVTTATIVDTDGRLHLSASGAGTHTIRHITGGTCKDSLDLTVTIHSSASANFAYPASLFCTADTNPLPLILGTPGGTFSGDSGITVHPSTGAILLAQSQPGTWNVTYSLLGSCQANFTQTVQISPTDSTTTMFYPQDHYCQAHPDATPLINGDTLGSFVAGGGIVFSNTDRGQLDLDAMLPGGPYIVYYDIANRCAIDTRDSIWIDTPDDPSFAYPNATYCEGGPNPIPTTIALPGGLFWESTASITFANDQTGEIDANMSLQGGPYFIQYTTAGPCPETATQQLTILPKPLTARLTVTPDTNYCQGQSLMLEATAGGAIQWQWYLNQNPLPTTDEFLLLSTELDTLDTVAVVLTNALGCTDSLSAVLRGLPVPKLTASVTASATNAQGTAKVQLQIATDTDGTQVDWQAIGTNLREITPNTGTIGPFGPATPATLALTLTLNSSYDLARLKFLMTPRNATCTGFPDSLAITLAPDTHTVFIPEVFTPNGDNKNDTWQITWQPNIDPADFVIHLFNGAGGKVLQMDGLHPNFDGSTLPDGVYWWVLKEAKSEKATIQTGGLTIRRR from the coding sequence ATGGAAAATCATCTCCACAGGCTTCTATTGCTTCTTTTGTTGCTCGAAACGGCCACCTTAGCATCGGCGCAGAACAGTCCCATCCCCATCATCCAGGACTACGACAACACCAGCCTGCCGCCAACCTACCAGATCAACTCAGACACCACCTTCTGCAAAGGCCGCACCATCACCATTCACGGCCAATACTTCAAGCGGGCCACCAGCGGCGAACTCTGGGACACAACCCAGGTTTTCCTCGGGGGCCAACGGATATGGCCGCAAAGTATCGTCTCGCAAATGGGCGGCACCAACGACCGTTTGGTACTCGCACTCCCTTCTACCTACATGAGCGACACCTGCCTCCGATTGGAGATCGTCAAGCGCACCGTCCTTGCCCTCGACACATTCTTTTACGCCACCGCCGACACCATCTGCCTCACAGGCGACAAAGCCAGCGTGACCTACGGCGCAAGCGTATTCTGCCTCGGAGACACCAACCCAAGGCCGTCCATCACGCTGTTACCACCCACCGCCACGGGTGCCTTCTGCTGCCGCTCCGGCGCCCCCGGATTCTGGGTGAATCCCTCCACCGGCGAAATTCCCCTGCATCCCGGAGCAGTAGGGGCCAGCAACCAATTCAAGTATGTCACCAATCATCCCCGATGCGCCGACACGGTGGCTTTCGACGTGGACATCCGACCGGTCTTGCCCGGCCAAGCCACCATTCAGGGCCAAACCTTCATTACCCTTTGCCAAACCAGTGCACCCATCATGGCCGACACCGCAAATCTCCTGCCTTCCGCGGGCATATTCCGTTCTCCCACAGGCCTCGCATTGATGAATCCACTGGTCGGATTATTCGATCCCGCACTCTCGCCCGTCGGACTGCATTCCCTTTGGTGGGTCCCCATCACACCCTGCTTCGACAGCGTCGAAATACAGGTTTTGATCCTGCCGACCACGACCGCAACAGTGGCCTACCCAGCCATACCATTGAACCTCGGCGTCCCAACACTCTGCCAAGGCGCACCACAAGCATGGCCCACCTTCACGAGTGGCAATTCCGGAGGAACCTTTTTCGCCAATCCCATCGGCCTCGACCTCGGACCCAACGGCGAAATCGATCCAGCCAACAGCCAAACCGGAACCTACACCATCCAATATGCCACCACAGGCCAATGCCCCGATACCGTGACGGCAATCGCAAACCTGCATATCGACACTACCCTTTCCGCCCAATTTACCTTGCCCCAAACACAATATTGCGCCAACGACACGCTCGCACCCATCGCCCAAACCGCCGCCGGACTTTGGCAAATCCTCAACAGCCAAAACCAGATCCTGACAACGACAAACACGACACAGATCGCCCTACCCTCCAATCTCACACTCCCACTCACACTGTCACTCAGGCATATTACTGGCGGATTTTGTTCGGATACAGCCTCCATTCCATTTACAGTCCTTACCACCGACAACCCCGCATTCACCTACCCTCCAAATGGCAACTTTTGCCTCGGCGACCCCGATCCATGGCCCTTGATCCAAGGCAACGGCGGCTTATTCTACCCAGTCACCACGGCAACCATCGTGGACACCGACGGTCGCCTCCACCTCAGCGCCAGCGGTGCCGGCACCCATACCATTCGCCACATCACCGGCGGCACCTGCAAAGACAGCCTCGACCTCACCGTGACCATCCACAGTTCAGCCTCGGCCAACTTTGCCTATCCCGCCTCCTTGTTCTGCACCGCCGACACCAATCCCCTGCCGCTGATCCTCGGCACGCCCGGCGGCACCTTTTCTGGCGATTCGGGGATCACCGTGCACCCATCCACGGGCGCCATCCTCCTCGCGCAGTCCCAACCCGGCACCTGGAACGTCACCTATTCCCTCTTGGGCAGTTGCCAGGCAAATTTCACCCAAACCGTCCAGATCAGCCCAACCGACAGCACCACCACCATGTTCTATCCCCAAGACCACTATTGCCAAGCCCATCCGGACGCGACCCCGCTGATCAACGGCGACACGCTCGGGAGCTTCGTGGCAGGTGGCGGAATTGTCTTCAGCAACACCGACCGCGGCCAGCTCGACCTCGACGCCATGTTGCCCGGCGGACCCTACATCGTCTATTATGACATTGCCAACCGCTGCGCCATCGACACCCGCGACAGTATTTGGATCGACACGCCCGACGACCCCAGTTTCGCCTATCCCAATGCCACCTACTGCGAAGGCGGGCCCAACCCAATTCCCACGACCATTGCCCTTCCCGGCGGACTTTTCTGGGAATCCACCGCCAGCATCACCTTCGCCAACGACCAAACCGGCGAAATTGACGCCAACATGAGCCTCCAAGGCGGACCCTATTTTATCCAATACACCACCGCCGGCCCCTGCCCGGAAACCGCAACCCAGCAACTCACCATCCTGCCGAAGCCCCTCACCGCGCGGCTCACCGTCACGCCCGACACCAACTATTGCCAAGGCCAAAGCCTGATGCTCGAAGCCACCGCAGGCGGCGCCATCCAATGGCAATGGTACCTCAACCAAAACCCCCTCCCCACCACCGACGAATTCCTGCTCCTCAGCACCGAATTGGACACCCTCGACACCGTCGCCGTTGTCCTGACCAACGCCCTCGGATGCACCGACAGCCTTTCGGCAGTCTTGCGCGGCCTTCCGGTCCCCAAGCTCACTGCGTCCGTTACCGCATCGGCAACCAACGCCCAGGGAACCGCCAAAGTCCAGCTCCAGATCGCCACCGACACCGACGGCACCCAAGTAGATTGGCAAGCCATCGGCACCAACCTCCGCGAAATCACACCCAATACCGGAACCATCGGACCCTTTGGCCCAGCCACACCTGCAACGCTGGCACTCACCCTCACACTGAATTCCAGCTATGATCTTGCCCGACTCAAATTCCTGATGACGCCACGCAACGCCACCTGCACAGGATTCCCCGACTCCCTTGCGATCACACTCGCACCCGATACCCACACCGTTTTTATCCCCGAAGTCTTCACCCCCAACGGCGACAACAAAAACGACACCTGGCAAATCACATGGCAGCCCAACATCGACCCAGCCGACTTTGTAATCCATCTTTTCAACGGCGCCGGCGGTAAAGTCCTCCAAATGGACGGCCTCCACCCAAACTTCGACGGCAGCACCCTCCCCGACGGCGTCTATTGGTGGGTCCTAAAGGAAGCAAAAAGCGAAAAAGCAACGATCCAAACCGGCGGCCTGACAATCAGGCGACGCTAA
- a CDS encoding multicopper oxidase domain-containing protein, giving the protein MKINLVPTFLAAAISFAAAGISYGQNPLFIPDTLSGTTIGLTVQTGSKTFFPGFTTPTFGYNGDFLGPTLLMNKGDSVTLNVTNSLNTSTTVHWHGFHVAPENDGGPHQAILPGTTWSPSFKIRNEAATYWYHPHGEGKTEIQVSKGLAGLIIIRDSAEASYALPRTYGVDDFPLILQSKAFDVLQQIAIATHEDSIMIVNGTIDPTLEVPKQVVRLRVLNGSADRTYYLGMSDNSDFHLIASDGGLLSQPIQTNRVRLSTGERAEMLIDFNAYSVGQSVNLVSYSSELPRGIIGADSVGTVTNPIGEGYYSNPLNGLDFSLVRFDVAVATNNPVVAIPSSFAPLIPMDTLAVNAHRYLHFGADTTQFGEVALVDGPFHMNNDPFEMDSINITIPLNNKEIWTLTNSTKVAHPFHIHDIQFFVLDINGTPPPPQYAGLKDVILVKPDDTLRFITQFVTFADDSVPYMYHCHLLHHEDDGMMGQFLVVNTATSVPGNTTNDFAVSLYPNPASDHISLDFGDRPVSQNYLEILDAYGRVLIEQRLAPDGKLKIEGLVAGFYFVRINGRDGIKTLKFLKQ; this is encoded by the coding sequence ATGAAAATCAATTTAGTTCCAACATTCTTGGCAGCCGCAATCTCCTTTGCGGCTGCTGGAATTTCCTATGGGCAAAACCCATTGTTCATTCCTGATACTTTGAGCGGCACGACCATTGGGTTGACTGTGCAAACTGGGAGCAAGACCTTCTTTCCAGGATTTACCACTCCTACTTTTGGCTACAATGGAGATTTTTTGGGGCCTACGCTCTTGATGAACAAAGGCGATAGCGTTACGCTCAATGTCACCAATTCATTGAATACCTCCACAACCGTGCATTGGCATGGCTTTCATGTGGCTCCTGAAAACGATGGCGGCCCTCATCAGGCTATTCTTCCTGGTACCACCTGGAGTCCTTCATTCAAAATACGCAATGAGGCCGCCACTTATTGGTACCATCCGCATGGCGAAGGCAAGACTGAGATTCAAGTTTCCAAGGGTCTTGCGGGCCTCATTATCATCCGTGACAGTGCAGAGGCCAGCTATGCGCTTCCCCGTACTTATGGGGTGGATGATTTTCCGCTCATCCTTCAATCCAAGGCATTCGATGTATTGCAACAAATTGCCATCGCCACGCACGAGGACTCTATCATGATTGTAAACGGCACGATCGATCCCACTTTGGAAGTTCCCAAACAGGTGGTACGCTTGCGTGTCCTCAACGGCAGTGCTGACAGGACCTATTATCTGGGCATGAGCGACAACAGCGATTTTCATTTGATTGCATCGGATGGCGGGCTTTTGTCCCAGCCTATTCAGACTAATCGTGTCAGGTTGTCCACAGGAGAACGTGCAGAAATGTTGATCGACTTCAATGCCTACTCTGTGGGCCAGTCCGTGAATCTGGTAAGTTATTCCTCCGAGTTGCCCAGGGGAATCATCGGGGCCGATTCGGTGGGGACTGTGACCAATCCCATAGGGGAAGGCTACTATTCCAATCCGCTCAATGGGTTGGATTTTAGTCTTGTGAGGTTTGATGTGGCGGTAGCAACCAACAATCCTGTGGTAGCTATTCCATCTTCCTTTGCCCCCCTCATCCCAATGGATACCTTGGCCGTGAATGCACACCGCTACTTGCATTTTGGCGCAGATACTACCCAATTTGGTGAAGTAGCTTTGGTGGATGGCCCGTTTCACATGAACAACGACCCTTTTGAAATGGATTCCATCAACATCACGATCCCACTCAACAACAAGGAAATTTGGACACTTACTAATTCCACCAAAGTGGCGCATCCCTTCCATATTCACGACATCCAGTTTTTTGTCTTAGACATCAACGGCACTCCGCCACCGCCGCAATATGCTGGCCTAAAGGATGTGATCTTGGTCAAGCCAGACGATACCCTGCGTTTCATTACCCAGTTTGTAACTTTTGCCGATGATTCGGTGCCTTACATGTACCATTGTCATCTTCTGCACCACGAAGACGATGGCATGATGGGGCAGTTTTTGGTGGTGAATACAGCGACTTCTGTGCCTGGGAATACGACCAATGACTTCGCCGTGTCACTTTATCCAAACCCAGCATCGGATCATATTTCCCTAGACTTTGGTGATCGGCCCGTTTCCCAAAACTACCTTGAAATTTTGGATGCTTACGGTCGGGTCTTGATTGAACAAAGGCTTGCCCCTGATGGAAAACTCAAAATAGAAGGCTTGGTTGCAGGATTCTATTTTGTGAGAATCAATGGAAGAGATGGAATAAAAACCTTGAAATTCTTGAAACAATAA